CATCAAAGCAATCcagactgggggcaagaaaagcacaaattcttctaaagacaaccaactTTAGTCCTGATTGATGAACTCAACGCAATCTGGACTGGGGGGAAAGAAAAGCTccaattcttctaaagacaatcAACTTCAATTCTGAtcgctgaactcaacgcaatTCGGACTGGGGCAAGAAAAGCGCAAATTCTTCTAAAGATAACCAACTTTAGTCTGATTGCTGAACTCAatgcaatccggactgggggcaagaaaaactcaaattcttctaaagacaaccaactTCAGTCCTGATTGTTGAACTCACCTCAATCTGGACTGGGGCAAGAAAAGCACAAATTCTTCTAAAGGCAACCAACTTTAGTCCTGATTGCtaaactcaacgcaatccggactgggggcaagaaaagctcaaattcttctaaagacaaccaactTCAGTCCTGATTGCTGAACTCACctcaatccggactgggggcaagaaaagcacaaattcttctaaagacaaccaactTTAGTCCTGATTGCTAAACTCAatgcaatccggactgggggcaagaaaagctcaaatacttctaaagacaaccaactTTAGTCCTGATTGCTGAACTCACctcaatccggactgggggcaagaaaagcacAATTTCTTCTAAAGGCAACCAACTTTAGTCCTGATtgctgaactcaacgcaatccggactggggggcaagaaaagctcaaactcttctaaagacaaccaactttagtcctgattgctgaactcaacgcaatccagACTGGGGGAAAGAAACGcacaaattcttctaaagacaaccaactttagtcctgatcgctgaactcaacgcaatccggactagGGGGCAGAAAAGCGCAAATGCTTCAAAAGGCAACAAACTTTAGTCCTGAtcgctgaactcaacgcaatccggattGGGGGCAAAGAAGAGCTCAAATTCCCGTAAAGACAACAATCAAAATCTCATGTTCTTCAAGCAAAGCCAACCTTACTCCCCCATCTAGAAAATCTGCATACgggagtggggggcacatgatagtacatgTAGCTCCTGCAAGGACTAGTCCTGAACTCCTAACTCAGTCCAGTCATGCACACTACCAGTCCTGACTGGCTCAATCCCGCAAGCCCAACCTTGGgaaatcccagcacgtgaggcaCTTGCCCAAGCACATGACATGGACAACTGTCACCCATCCttcatgggaataatcagggtACGTGTCAGAAAATCCTCAGAACATTCTTTAGCCAGTTGTAAAACATCTACTCCAGCAAGGTGCCCTCGGCTCCTAAAGCCAATGACTACGATCCAAAGGTACTAACCCCAAAACCATATctttgggctataaatagcccaagaagataaggttttggggttaatcactctctcacactcatatacacacaacCATCTTTCATTCATATCTATCTTCATTTTCCTCAAAAGCGAGTTCTTATTCTCACACCAGAGGTGCCGCGAGACTCAAACACCCCTTCCTAtattgttttgtaggaaccctACCACAGATATACCTCCACAACAGCGAATGATCCGGGGTCGAAGCAGCGGCCGCTCCCGGGAGTTATCACTCTATGGAGTCATTGATTAGTTGTGTACTTGTGTTTTTGTTAACTGGAGACTATGACATGTGCGTGTGTATATAAAAGTACTACTTTGTCATCTTTGATTAAATATTTTTTGGTTAAGTCATCTTAAATATTTGAATATGCAGGGAGTATATTTTTGCTATTGAGGGGCCCACTTCTCATAATAGCATTTCTTGGTATTTTATATCTTAGCATATCTAAGGATGAGCAGTTTCATGAGTAAGTGATTTGTTTGTTGTATATTTAATGTTTTCTTagtcttatatttatattttagtttaACTGTTTGTTTCTTTAATGCAAGTTTATGATTATATAGTTTGTATAGTGATTGTATTTGAAAAGTGTTTGTTTTAGAAACAAGACACAGAAAAATGCATGTACCATTATGGAATTTCCCTGTTATTATTGATGGACCATTTGGAGTTGTTTCTGCTGTTGAGTTTATTGGGATTCTTCTATTTTCTGTGTATATTATCTGGACTGTTTCTTTTTATATTGTGCATAATGTCGCAGCAGCTGCTTCTCAGCCGAATTTTGAAGAGAAAAGGTACGACTCTATGCCTCTTAGTTAAGTATTTGATTTTATTTAAATATCCTGCAACTTATAGCATGAGAGTTTAGACTTCAGTTATGTTGCTCTCTGTAGATGTATTTATTGATTTCGCTATATGCTTTGAAGAAAAGAATATCTCTTGTTGCAATTTGGCGCCTATCAGATTGGCATCTTTTTGTGTAATATGGAGGATGATTAGTAATGATCTGAGTCGGAAGATGCAAAATGTTCTTATTTTTACTAAGAAAGCAAGGTGGTTGCTTACCACGAAAGATCTCTATAAAATTTAAACCTATTGCTTAATCTTCTTCATCCCCACAATTAATGACTATGTAGTGTAGCAATTACTGAAAGCTGGTCTATCAAGAAGATTACCGGAAAGATTGTGAGCAGATTTTTCTGATTGGTCCCTTCAAATTCTAGCCCGCTTTAATGTTGGTGTTTAAAAAATTCACTTATAAGTATTTTGTCTGCCAAGGCATAAAATGCAAACTAGTGGTCCTTAACAGTTTAATAATCTTATCTTTTTTTCtttgttaacttgtatatttctTTACTTAACATTAATGTTCTAAACCTAACTGTTTTTTGCAGTATTTATGTGCTGAAGCTGACTGGAATCCGCTTGGGATCAGTAGGTCTATTTTGCTTGGCATTTTTGTTTTTGCCAGTCGCAAGAGGATCAGTTCTTTTCCGTCTTATAGATATACCTTTTGATCATGCaaccagatatcatgtatggtTGGGGCATTTAACCATGTTAATCTTTACTCTTCATGGTCTATGCTTTGTGATCGTGTGGACGCTACATGGCCATCTCATTAAAAGTGAGTTTGATCTTACTAATTTACTACAAGATGTTTCTGATACCATAAAAACTAACATTCTGTGCTATTTATTTCATGCAGCTATTGGCATGGAAAGATAATGGCATTTCCAATCTTCCTGGGGTTATTAGTCTTACAGCAGGTCTATTGATGTGGGTTACATCCCTTCCTCCAGTGAGGCGGAAAAACTTTGAACTGTTTTATTACACTCATCAACTATATGTTGTATCTGTCGTCTTCTTGGCTTTGCATGTTGGAGATTTCATTTTCACTATAGCTGCTGCTGGAATATTCCTCTATATGCTTGACCGTTTTCTTCGATTCTGTCAATCACGGAAAACTGTTGACATACTTTCAGCTAGATGCCTTCCATGTGGAACAGTTGAATTAGCTCTCTCAAAGCCTGCAGGTAATCATACTTGTTAAGGGATTAGTATGATCCTTTCATACTCCTGTTTATTAATTCACTTTACAATGCAGGTCTATCATATAATGCTCTCAGTTGGATTTTTATTCAAATCCGCAAACTATCTTGGCTGCAATGGCATCCTTATAGTGTTTCCTCGAGTCCTTTGGATGGTAAATATCATCTTGCTGTGCTTATAAAGGTTCTAGGAAACTGGACACAGAAACTACAACAACATATTGAGGGACTTCAAAAGGATCTACTCCTGCTGCCTCATTCTAATATTAATGCTTCTGTAGAGGGACCTTATGGGCATGAATCTCCATACCACTTGACGTAAGTACTTAAAGACTACATGTTTTATTTACAGTGTGCGAATATAGTAATGTAGCTATCTGTAAGTTCTTCGTTGCATCTAGTGTATTAATGATGATATTTCCTGTAGGTATTCAAACCTTATTCTAGTTGCTGGAGGCATTGGCATATCTCCTTATCTGGCTATCTTAAATGATATTCTACACCACATTAGCGAAAGAAGGCCCTGTCTAGTCCCAAGAAAGATTCTTATCGTCTGGGCTGTGAAAAAATCAAATGAGTTTCCACTCCTCCATTCAATTGATATGGAGTCTATCTGCCCCAACTTCTCTAATACACTGAACCTTGAGATTCAAACTTATGTTACTCGAGAATCAGAATCTCCATTGGTTAgtctactactactactactagtATCACTTATCCTAGAATTATTTTGTTTATGATACTCTGAAATGCTTGATTTATGCTGAGACATTATATCTTACCTGCAGGAAGAGGGTAAAATTCACAATACTGTGAACACATCTCTGTTCCATGCCACCAGGAAATGTGGAATATCTGTGTTGGTGGGTACTGGAAATATCATATGGTCTGGAATTTACATTGCGGTGTCGACAATTGGCCTATTTATTTCAGTGGCTTTGttagatatatattatatcaatcCTTTTGGCATAACTTACTAGTGGTACAAAGGGCTACTATTTTTAGATTGCATGGTTGCAAGTGTTCTGATCTTTGGAGGTTTTGTGATCAGTTTATGGCATTCTCTGGGAAAGAAATGTTTCAGGGGAGGAGTCTGAGGACGAAAAGGCTGTAATAATGCGGCATAATGAGCCTCAAATGGACAAGGATCCACACCAGAAACATGTCTCGAGCACCTTCCACTATGGTCAAAGACCGGACTTTAGAGGTATGTGTAGTGCTATTATTTGTTATTAAGATATGATGCTCCAGGAGCTATTATGTATTCCCTCTATCCCTGTCATTTGTTTATACTTTCTTTTTGTAATTTTTCTTTcaattgtttatatttaaaaaaaattcaaaaattgtaaaaattttataatataaaaaataaatacatCAACTATTTATCTCCACTATAcatactttatacatataatattaatcgatctcactactttactcactttttaaACTTTTCTTCATTATTTTACGATTTTTGTTAAATTTCGTGACCAACCCAAATATAAATAAATGGGAGGAACGGAGGGAGTACATTGCAGGAGTAAGTAATAGTAATTTGAGTAATGTGACCTACTGCTGGCCTAGTGCATAATATATTAATTTGGCACGGGGAAGGGGGATGGATACAAGGATTGATCTTAAAGTTTATTCAACATTATGAAATATATGATAATATATTTAAAAGATTATTTAAAAGATTATTTCATTTTCTACAACTtttattctttaaattttttcagaatgtatcgtttagagggtcaaaaaccttgaataaagatttaaaaataatttaatattttaattttctaaaataccctTGAAAGttttaacaaaattaacttgtaaaTAGCACTAAtctaaattaacttgtattatgGCAAGGACACAGATAAAACAACTGGTTTGTGCAAGTAACATTTGATTTAGTTGTTTTAGGAATGTAGACAATTTAGCTTTGAGACTATTTGGATGGTTTCCTGATCTTGTGCTACTCAATTCTTTCTGCAGAAATTTTTGGATCCGTGTCGGAAAGGTGGGGCAATGTAAATGTTGGGGTCGTTGTGTGTAGTCAACCAAGTCTTCAGGCTAGCGTAGCTAAAGAATGCCGCGCACAAAATATTGGAAGAGGAAGAAATAATCCGGTCTTCCATTTTAACAGTCACAGTTTCGACCTACAAGGCTATCAAGAAATGGTGTGGACTTGTTTGGTCGCCAATGTCAACAGCCAAAGTTTCTCCCTACAAGTGTTAATACTGAAATGTTCTTTATATATTGTATTATATAATGAATTGATAGCATGTTTTTTATTTGTATATTATTAAGATGGAGCATTTGTACAGGGAATGTGAGTGCGAGTACATATTTTAGTTGTATTGCTCAAGTGTTGGCGTCTCTCTCATGTTATATAATGGCTGCATTATGTGCTATAATTATACGGTTTACATCATATGTATAAGTAACTGGTAAATGTAGCTATTTTGGTTTCATCGTCAGCTCGTGTAATACTATACTAGTAGCAAGCTTCAGCATTTGGTGAGAATGTAAGAATTCTAAATATATGTGGCAAAGGGAGATGGCATGGCACCCTGTAAAAATGTATTCAAAACACACAAAATTACGAAGACAACGAGGACTCCACCAAAAGTAATCTATACTCTTGCAACATGCTCCAAAAGTTCACAGATTCAATACTAGCTCTAGGACACTTGTCTAGGTATCCATAAAACCTCCTTCCCAGCTGCAACCCGACGTCTCCAAACAAGAGTTTCTGATACACCAAAACAACCTAACGAAACAAATACAATAGAGAAAGCCTAAAGTAGAGCTATGAAGAGGCATCTAGCAATCAGGCAAATACTACATTAGATATGCATTTTCCAATCATCAGAGAAATCAACAAGATAATACAAACTTGATTATATTGCACCTGTTCAGCTACTACATGTGTAACCCTTTTTCCAGCATGCAATGTCAACACTGTTGTAAATACCAAGTTCTTGCTCATTAGATACCTCAGCTCCAAAAGAGGAACAACGAATAGTCGTAGGATCAAATAACTGTACATTATAATTAAACCTGATCCTGACCGATGATCTAGGATCCCCAATAGTCCCCATAAACCTTCAGTGGACACAAACACTCATCAATATAAAACCTATTTTCCCTGGAAAATATTTTGACCAACTGCTTGCGCTATGGTTTGTAAACTGCATCAAGCTTAAACACAAAGAAGATGGTGGGCACACAAACGAAGAACTGTCTCCATATGTTCAACCAAGAACAACGTAAACGATGATTCGAAGTACATAGTTCTGAGAATCCTCCTTTATATAAGATGCAAAAGTGAGGGCTACGGATAGTTGCACAATAATAATGATTATTTAGCATTCTTCTTTGATATCAATATTTCTAACCAGACCAATCACATAGATAGATTGTTATTTAAAGTAGAAAGTACTCAAAACAGGATAATTAGATGACTAATATTACAAGATCAAAAAAACAGTTGTATAATTTATTCGAAAAATAGATGTCACGATACACAGACATTGTTTATTACAAATCACTATTGAGTAACACAACAAGAACAAAGAAAATGACTGTCAAGCACAACAAAAAAAGAGAGTAGAAAATTACAGATTCAATGAGATCCTGCTAATCCATGATTGAGAGAAACTGTAGCAGAACATCATTTTCCTACAAGGAAAATCAGGATCAGCCTTTCCCGATGAGCTAAACCTTGAAAGACACATCATCTGTACCACTTCTGGGAATACGCAGCAATTCCTTCCTTACTTTGTGCCAACAGCAGGCATATACCATACGAAATCATAACATTTATTGACATCAGTAACATGACCAAGGTGATGAAACTCCAACCTCTTTAGTACAATATTGTAGCAATATAGTTTTTTCTCGCTAATTGGGTTATATGTTGTATAGTATATGCAACTTGGTTTCCAAGTGTCACCTGTATCATCATTTATCCGACGAGAGATAGAATAACTTTCCCCAACAAATAGTGAGTGCCTACCCAAGCCAGTTACCTCTATCCAGCCGCCTGTTTCCAGATTGAGCTTGTAAACCTCAAAATGTCGACCATATAATATCACATGACGCTGTACTAGTATAATCAATTCGCCCGATGACTCAATCAGATAAAGAGCATTATGATCCCCAACTTTATCATGTGGCGGAGTTAGCGAAGCAGCTACTCCAGCTTCATCAAAAACCACAATAGTCCCGTTTGATCGTATTGCAATAATATGATCTTTATACCAAACCAGGTCTACAAAATCACTTTTGTGTTGCTTGTCCACCAAATACGTCCACTGTCGGAGTTCATCATTAATCATTGCTATTCCACTGTATCTATGAGAAATCACCATGATTTCTATAGCGGGGTTAAGAGAATCTGAACCAGGGCTATAATATACCATGCCCTTACTTATTGGGTGACCAAGACGTGGAAGATCGATGACAACGTTTGTAAGGGGGTTTATTAGTTGCAACCTATAATCAAGCTGATTTTGGCCGAGGATCCAGCCAGTAAAAGATCCCCAATAACGCCATGACAATTCTGTCTGGAACAGTGAACTCAAACTATTAGTATTCTGATTTAAACTGTTCAAGCCTTTCAAAACTACTTTAGAGCTCTCGTACTTTTTGGCCAACAGCCATGGAACACGTTTCCAGTAGCTTTTTGGAATAGCCGAGCGCCAGGATTTGCAGACTGatctaaaaataataaaatccTCCTCTATGACTAACCTATCCACTAACAAACGGAGCAAATCTTCCGGAAGTTTGGACCAGTCACTAGTGCTCTCTGGAATGGATATTCTAGCTTTTCTTAACCCCGTGCTCCACATATTGGAGATGCTGGTTCTTTTTCGGGAGAAGTGTTGAACTTTTTTGGAAGAACTTCGCGGATTCTCTGAAAGAAGGTTCACAAGGGTTTTGTGGTTCTGATTTCGAGATGCCATGATGATCATTTGATTTCGAGTAATGTAGTACCAAGTACTAAAAGTTAATAAGAAGGTAGTAAAAGAGAATATAAGTAAAAAGGTAGGACAATGAAAGGGAGAACATATGGTGCTGATTAAATTAAATATTAGGGCTTGAAAAGTACTAGTAGGAACCATTCAATCAGGAATGATATTCAGAACCAAATAGGAAAAAGATAGTTTGGATAAAAACCTATATCCACTTCAAATCTACTAGAAAAGAGATTTGGAAGTATCTACAGATTAATCCTTCAGCACATGCGGCATAACCTCTTAAAGTGTTCTGTTCCAGTTTTATTGCCAAACCTGGTATTCCTGCCCAAATCCGACCTGAATTGGGTTGGGGAAAAACATAGAAAAACGACAGATTAGATAAAACACTACAGGCATAGATAATCAATATTAGCAACATTTCATGTaaacatacacatatatatatatatatacagcaAACACAGACCTACCCCAGAAGGGAGGACCTGAGCAATAAAGCTATTTCAGGCACAATTAAGAGAAAGGGGATAAAAAGTAGAGTATATAGGTCAGGTGTGAACATCTAAGGATTTTAGTATACATAAAGAAACAAAGTCAATTTTGTCTCTCCTTTCTGTTACAACATAAGCCAGGGACACATCGAAAAGCAACATCATAAATTCTTAACACATATGCCACTGAATTATATCATGGAATTTAAGTCTTAAAATATACATCATTTGATTCAAGGCAGATCTTTCCAGGGCGTGCTTAGACGACGTCGTTATATTTAAGGCCTAGTTAGACAAAGTTGTTTGATGTAAACTGTTAGAATATAATATAAAGATCTAGTTGGGCCTTCCTCtaccaccttaaggttttagagcgACCGGTTACTCAACATGGTATAAGAGCTCAACCTGGCAGGCAAAATTATGCGCTCGTGATCCACTCTTCGACCAGTGAGGAGAAGTGTTTCGAGCAGTGAGGTTACATAAATCATTAATAAATTTACAACTAAGTACAGATCAAAGTAAACCATTAACCAAGAAGACTGAATCCTTATCATACTTGTGCACAAATTTACAAGCAAGCACCTAGATAATCAGCAACACTTTCTAACTCCCTCGACCAAATAACCATAAGTTTACATGTCGTAAATTGAAAAGAACTATCTTTACCACAAGAAAATCATCAAATCACACCCCGTTTATCGTAATTTGAAGAATCTAAAAATTTCCAACTCCCTAGACCAACTAAACCATAAGTTTACATGTCATATATCGAAAAGAACCGATCTTTACCACAAGAAAACCATCAAATCACACCCCGTTCATCAGAATGTGAAAAATCTAACAAGACAGCTACTAGAATCACTCACAATAGAACTTATAATTGTCCTGACCTACAATACTACACAGTGCTTCAAAAAGAACCAATCTTTACCACAAGAAAATAACCAATTCATCAAATTCATATACACAAAAACACTTACATAAACAAAAAGGTGGCCTAAACTCAATTAAATCAGCTAAAACACAATCAATCACCTACTCTACAATCAAATTCAATCAAACAACACAAACAAACTAAGAGACATTAACATACCATCCAAATTATATCCAAAACCATACAATTAAATGTAAATACACAAACAAGATATAAATACAAAAATCAAAGCAGTATAGATACAAATAAGATAAAATAAAACATACCCTTATCCAAATCGGAGACACAGTTCAATCTTGTTGACCATATAAACACAGTTGTTGGGTGATTTATAATGAGGGTTGTTGGTTTTTTGAGTATGAAAGCTCTGTGAATTATAATTAAGAGAGAGGAGAGGTAAGAATAACAAAGAtagaaagagaaagagagaaaagtTCGAATCTTGATTAACAAATTAATCAAAACTTAGAACCAAATACTTTATAGTAGTTAATGATTATTACAGGTAGCCGGTAGGATGCCTTTAGAATTtcttaaaatatataatttaccTTATAAATTGATTTAGTATTTGTTGAtcataatttataaattataatttttttgaaaaaataaaatttaaattacaaattacatAATGATTAATTGAGAGAATTGCAGAATTACCCCTTAATTTTGGCCAAAATTCAAAATTGCATATATATTTTGAACAATTGCAGATTGCATCCCATTACTTTCAAACCTGTTTCAAGTTGCACTATTTTTCTAATTTTCCATCAAATATGACCATTAACCTTAAGTGTTTGAAGGGTAAAATTGGTATATTAGTATTTAAACGGTAATTGCAGCTTGCAACCCCTAACTTTCAGTTCGTATGCAAAATGCACCCATTTGACAGTTACAACTAAAATAAGGAGGGTAAAATAggaattttaat
This sequence is a window from Apium graveolens cultivar Ventura chromosome 9, ASM990537v1, whole genome shotgun sequence. Protein-coding genes within it:
- the LOC141684152 gene encoding F-box protein At2g26160-like, which gives rise to MVPTSTFQALIFNLISTICSPFHCPTFLLIFSFTTFLLTFSTWYYITRNQMIIMASRNQNHKTLVNLLSENPRSSSKKVQHFSRKRTSISNMWSTGLRKARISIPESTSDWSKLPEDLLRLLVDRLVIEEDFIIFRSVCKSWRSAIPKSYWKRVPWLLAKKYESSKVVLKGLNSLNQNTNSLSSLFQTELSWRYWGSFTGWILGQNQLDYRLQLINPLTNVVIDLPRLGHPISKGMVYYSPGSDSLNPAIEIMVISHRYSGIAMINDELRQWTYLVDKQHKSDFVDLVWYKDHIIAIRSNGTIVVFDEAGVAASLTPPHDKVGDHNALYLIESSGELIILVQRHVILYGRHFEVYKLNLETGGWIEVTGLGRHSLFVGESYSISRRINDDTGDTWKPSCIYYTTYNPISEKKLYCYNIVLKRLEFHHLGHVTDVNKCYDFVWYMPAVGTK